CTCACAACATACCCCAGTTACGCAGCTTACTTAAGACGCTCACAACAGACCTTCTTTGTTACTGGGTGCAccagaaaacatgtcagcagtgtcaTACGTCAGCAgcgttgtgaacgcgctcacagcAGACCCGGAAGAGACGAcgatgctgaataaagttgttgttttttatttttggaccaaaatgtattttcgatgcttcaaaaaattctaactgaacctctgatgtcacatggactactttgaagatgtttttattatctttctggacatggacagtataccgtacatacattttcaatggagggtcagaaagcttttggactaaatctaaaatatcttaaactgtgttacgaagatgaatggaggtcttacgggtttggaacgacatgagggtgagtcattaatgacattattaaaatttttcggtgaactaaccctttaatgctttcatacaaacatacaatcataataattcaatatttatgaTTACACTGATCCCTGACTGGTCTAACACCAGGCTGGGAAATAGCAGTGTTGATAACTGGCGAACCTAACTGATTAGAAAAGATTGCGATTTAAACTTAAACTTGAGTTTAAGTTTATACTGGGTTTGAATTTAGAGCAATAAGTGTTTTGCCATGATGGTTCTATGAATCTACAGATTTGTGAGAGACATAGAAAAGTAGAGTTCAGGTAGATGGGGCTAAACTTTACCATCAGCCTGCTCCTGGGAAACTGCGCTATCATCTGCAAAACATCTTGTGCCTGAAATGTTACCATAGTCAAATATCGGCCCTTCCAGCAATGTCACAATATCCAGCCGATTGATCTTAGTCAGGACTGCAGTTAAGGCATCcgctaaaaggaaaaaaaaaaagatattcatgGTTGCACATATTAGCTGAACAATAAATTTAGCCTTTAAGTTGTTTCACTTATAATGGCTTAGAATATGATTTGGAAACAGAAGTCTGTCCCTGCCCAAACCCCACCCACCTTTCTCCTCTCTGTATGATTTACCCTTATTCAGAAAATATGTAGTGCATAGGCACACTTACTTGTAGCGTTTTTACCATCTCGGCTAACCCATTTCTTTAATAGCATGAAACTCTGAGCTGTCAATGAGTTGGGGTTTTCCACACGGATTTGATTTATCTCATCAACCGAAAATTCCATTTCCCTGGCCAGCTCTGCAAcacattaaatatagattaacGACTCCTCTGTCTTTACCACTCCCCCCGTACACATGTGCGCAGTACTGCAGTGACTGCAGATGGCACACCCTACTGATCGCAGCAGCACCGATGCTTTGAGAATCAACAACAAATAATTCAAAGTCAtatgtgcaaaaaataataatactaaaaagcagcatttaggggtaaaaatgtgacattatttGCACAGATGACATTATTACAGAGATATAAACATATAGAGTATATTTGTGCTAAGGTGCAATGCAACACTTTATCCTCTAGGTGGTGTCGTTTCTCACCAGTCCAACTCAGGCCAAGATGATCCGCCACAATAGCCATACGTACATCTGTTCTTTCACAGGGGCTCTGAGGGCCTGAGAGCAGAAGATGGAAAGCCATGAAAatctttaaaacataatattcagAGAAgtatttagaaaagtaataaatcAGACTACCCTTTTCTGATCAAGTCAAGATAATTAAAAGTTTGGGggagatttttgcatttttaagccACAACAAAATGAGTCAATATCCAAATAACAGGTGAGGGGAGATTGATCAGAAAAGagttgcaaaaatattttgatatagtCAATTATCTTGTTAGTGGTTTTAAGAGGTTAGATTTGTAAAGAATGCATCTAACCAATCTATTTGGAAATGTTTAAACCTTCTTACAGTATACTCTTACcagaaacacaacaaataaattgcaaaaaagaCATGATTCAAATGTCTCTACAGCTACAGCAGAGGGTCAAATGCGAATTCACAGTATCAAATGAAACTAAACATGCGGTATCTTTGGTGCTGTGCTAGGACTGTGTGTCTGCGTGGGCTCACAAGATCTATAGGCTTCCTTAACACCTTACACGAAACTAGGAACCAAAAAAATGGCCAGCAACCCACTCACACTGGCATGCTACAGTAAAACTGACTATCCATAGAAAGAGATCTGAAAACAGGTTAAGAGACCAGCACACAAgtacacaaagagagagaaaatgacaaatgacagaGATGACATCTACAGTCAGGTCACACCACAGGCAATCACAACGGCTCATGCAACTAAGATCATACAAGTGTAAAGTTTTACAAACTAGGCTTGATCTCCACGCCGGGGGCCACTTGAGGCCCAGCACCCTGACTGCCTTCACCTCCATCAGTCCTcctactcctcctcctcctgtctcTCCTGGACTGCTCAACCTGTGATCTCACGTCTCTAGCAGACCTGGATGTATGGTAGGGTTGCGACGCTTCTGATAAAGATGTGTTCCTTGATGTGCTGCTTTCTTCATCCTTATCATATGCCTGCATCTTTTTCTCTTCACTGGAAAGGCAGTCCACTTGCTTTACTGCACTACTAGGTTTTGAACTACTAGAACTTTTGCCAACCTCACGTAGGGGCTTCTGATCACATTTACTGCCTGATCTACTCACTGGACCGGGTTTTGATCTTTTGTTGTTGGTTATCGTTTTGGTTGGCTGTGTTTTACCTTTCTGTTTGGCTATTGTGGTGGTCCTACATTTCCCAACTGGTGAGGAACTAACATGTTTAACCTTCATCATTGGGATTCTAGATTTAGGCTTCACATCTGGGAATGGATCTAATCGATTCCTGGCTACTGGTCTAATCTTCTGAATTGGTTTAGAAGATACTAGATCTTTTTTACAACCCAGTGGTGGATGAGGTGCTCTCACTGGCAACCTAGACTTTGGTGGCTTTCTTGTAATGTCTTTGCATTTGGAGATTACATCATTCTCTGTACTGCCATTCCTGAAAGTACCAGTGTCCTTTCTGACTGAATCTTCACATGGGTTTATTAATTGAACTGAGCAAAGATCAGACATTAACAGCTGTTCAGTTTGTATGCCGCTTTGTAGCAAGCAGTGTGTTCCAGCATTTAAGGCCTCAAGATTAGCATTATTACTACAGTTTCTGGAATTACTGGAAGTTGTCTGGAGGTATGTTTGTGGTTCTGTCCTCGATGAGTCTGTCATCTGATTGTACTTGCTTGTGCTATAGGTGTCTGGTCCTACTTGATGTGCAGTTTCTGGTGTTTGACCTTGTGAACTATCCCAGTCTACACAAACAAAATCTCTCCTCTCAATGTTGGAAGATTTGAGTCCTACCTTAAAAGAAGAACATAAAGAACTGACTTCTGAATAGGGGGGAGGCTCCATGTCATGAGATGTGTCAGAGTGGTCAGTGCATATCTGAATGATATTGTATGATATAACCGTGTTGTCCTCCATCTTAACTTGTGCTCTCTCAACTATCTGTGGATTTGAGGTGACTACATTTGGTTTTCTGACCCCATCCCCTATCCTCCCTCCTAATGTATGCTCACCGATCTGAAAAAATTGCAGCCTCTCTTCAACAAAATCCCGCTTGCTCATGTCAATCGCACCACTGCGGGTCATCTCAAACATCTTCCCTTCGTGGAAGGGGAAAGGGTTTGGCTCGCTAGTTGGTGTGCTTTCATCGGTTGGGGTTCTTGCAGGAGTTGTGTCAGGGGTTGTTGCTGTAGACTTGTCATCTACTGCTAGCCCAAACGGCTTGGGCTCATCATCTTTTATTCTAGCGTCCACTACTTCATCTTCTCCTCCCTTGCTTGACCAAGGATCAAAGCCTTTTGTTGCAACAGTTTTAAAAGGCGTATTAAACTCCTCATCTAGCTTGTAACTAAAGTAAGTTTCAGACAATCCTTGATCAGATTGTTTTCCATCCTTTTCACCGTCCTTTCCATTCCTTTTGTTTGAGGGATCAGTCTTAGCTTTGGTCTTTTTGTAATCCTCAGCTGGTGATTCTTCATGAATTACTTCAAGTTTACTTTGGCAACGGTCACTTGGTCTAGACATATTATCTAATGCCCAAAGATCCTTTCTGTTTTCATTGGGAAATCCAAATGGTTTGGCAATAGATTCACTTAAGCCGTCATCCTCATCTTGAAGTTCATATCCATCAAGAGAGTCGATCTCAGTGGCATCAGTGTCATGAGAGAACTCTGCAGTTGTCGCTATTGAGCAATCTGTGATGGACTGATCATTGCCATTTTGTTCATAATCATAATCTTCTGCTTTTCCATTATCATTTGCCCCTTGTTCTTTATCGTTTCCATTCTTGTCCGTTTTTTTGGATGGGCTTTTCATCAAATCTTTGTCCTCATCTATCTTAAAGGTATATTTCTTTATTGGAATAGGTTTAAAGACAGATTCCTCCTCCGCACTTGAATCACTATCATTAGCTCCTGGGGGCACAGGAGATGGAGGCTGGACTCTTATTATAGGTTCAGCAAGAAGATGTTTATCATGCTCCTCTTGGAGATTTACTTCCATCAATTCAGTCTCAGCCTCTGAGGAAGGAGTTGACCCTTTTTTCTCAGGCTGTGAGGAATCAGAATCCAAGGGTGGTGGAGGAGGGAACTCTATATATGCAACTCTTTTGTTTTGTGTCCCCTGGCCATTTTCGTGCTTACCATTGGCTCCTTTTTCTGGTCCAGATTCTGTCAAATGAATAGCTTTGCCTTGCTCACTATCTTCTGACTCCTCTGAAACCTCAGCTATTGGGCTTGCAATACCTggcataaatgcaataaatggatCAGGGGTTCTTGAGGTGAGATCATAGCTGACCTCTTCTGAGCTTGGTGTCTCTGGAGTCATAGGACTTTTGCCAGAGCTATCGATAAAAGAGAACTGTTCTAAAGTGTCATCATCTGGGCTGCCTTGAGGAGATGTGGGCTGTTTCTGTTTAACTGCATAAATTGTTCGGCTTTCTGAGCTAACCATCTTTTTGAATGTTCCATTGCTTCCTCCTCCTCCCATATCTTTGTCAGACTGTTTCCCTACTTGAACACTTACATAGACTGGTAAAGTTTTAAGCCCTTTGAAACTTTCTCTTGTTGTAACGGTGGATATTTTTTCGACCAAACTACTGTCACTTAGACCACTTGTTCTACTTTCAGCAGAGACCTCTTCAGACTTCTTTGTTGCAGCTTCCTCTCTCTGTAACTCTGAACGGCCCTGAACCCTTGGTTTGGTCAGGGTAGGTATTTGCGATGGGCTCTTTTCGGATAATTTAGTTAATGTGTCTTGATTTGCCTTCTTTGACTGATTATTGTCTGAAGAACCAGGTGATGTTCTCACAGGAATATGAGATTCTGTCTTTTTCATAAGGGTCTTTATCTGAAAGTCATTCCTACTGATATTATCCTTAGAGAATGAAGCTGTTTTAACTGTCTCATTTTTAATGTCACCCTTTAAAAACTGCTGCTCTTTAATATCATTAATTGCACTATGCCTGTCTACAATATTTCCATCTTTCAAATCTTGAGAGTCAACTTTAGTAGAGCTCTCCCGAGATTTATCAAACTCTTGatctttcattttctcaaaatgagaaGCTCTTTTAACAACAGTATCTGATTTTTCAGGTAAACATTTTTCACCCAACTGTGTTGAGACAATAGTACTGCTACTTTTATCGTTTTCTGTTAGTTTTTTAGGAGGTGGGTGTCCTTCGTCTGTGGAATCAGCTTTTGAACCACCGTAAAACTGATACACTGGTAATTTACTTTCTGTTAGTTTCTTAACTGGTTGTTTTGATTGTGTTAGAGGCACATTCTGATCCTGTTTCTGTGCTTCTATTTCAAACTTTTGTCGAACAGAACTCACTCTAAAAGTCTTAACGGGGACTGGGGGGCCTGCATCACCTGTCTTTGTCTGCTTAAGATCTTCGTGCTGTTTTGGCTTGTCCTCACTGAACTGTGATAGCATATGCCTCTCGGGACTGTTTGGCAGACTTGCACTTTTCCTTTCATTTGTGCTGCCAAACATCTTCTGTCTGCCTTTGTCCCATTCCTCAGCTGCAGTCTTTTGCTTTTTCTCAGGGCTGCTGCACGTTGAGCTCGGCCCTGACTGTGTCTCTCGTGATAATCTTGTTGGTTTCTTTTTCTCAGGGGACTGGAGCTCATCATTTAACTTTTCAGTTTTGTCCCTAAAAAACTGTGAAACTTCACTCAGTTTCTCCTCTGCCTCTTTAATGGTCCGATCTACTCTATCTTCATATATGAGCTTCTCTCTGTTCCTGTCCTGCCTATCCTGGGCGAATCTCATCCACACCGCATGTTTAGGGCTACCGGGTTCTGTGGTATAATGTAATACTGTAACTTTGTCATATTGCTCATCTTGTGGGGGATATTTACCTGATTTCTCTGATGCATCCCTTGCTGACTTTAATTTGGACTGCTTCCTGGGGCCAGCTACTTTTTCTCCATATATGCCTTCTGCCCCATGGACCTCAGTGGCTACGCTATGCGCCTGATCTGCCACTGAGTCCTCAGTATCAGAATGTGATATGTCTAATTTTTCTGAGAGCAACATTTTTTcagcaaacctgtatgactcccCTCTCAACTCAGATAACTCATCATCATGATACTCAATAGAATGCTGGCTTAGAAGTTTTAAAGCTTTATATGACTCATCTGCAATAAGCTGAGCTGAACCTGGACGAGACTCTTCCTCTTGGGAAACAGGTGTATTGACTCTGGATGTGTCTAAGAAGGACGGAAGTGATTCCTCAGCAGTAAGTTCCTCCTCATCTTGAAGAGTCTCATAATCACCATCAACCCTTTCAACAAGCTCCTTAAGACCTCGGTCACTCCTGCATATAAACTCTGGATGCTTTTTAGTCTCTCTGATTATAACTTCTGTCGGGTCAGTTGTGTTGCCCTTTTCTATGTGAACCTCAATAATTCTCTCAACTTTGGGTTTTTTGTCCTTTTCGAGGAACCGTGGGGACAATTCATCTCCTTTAATGGCATCTTGGCCAGTTTTGTGCTCAAATAAACCGGCAAATTCTTTGGAAGGGTCTCTTCCAGACTGAAAAGCTTTCATTATGTCTCGGACTGACATTGTTTCTCCAGCATCTTTCAGTTGAGGTTTGTGGTAGACCATTCGAGTTGTAGTGGTGATATGAGTTTCTTCTTTGACGCAGGCCAGTTCCTCAGAGCTGGCTTTCATCTGCAAGGCTTTTACCTTATCTTTGATCGAGCTAACTGCTGGCTCAGGCTCAACCGGAGGCTTTAAAACTGCTGCCTCATCCATTAGTGGCTCACAGACCTCCTCAGGATGTTCATAGCTCCTGATGACGTGAACAACCTCAGTTCTGGTTTCTGTTATGACAGGGGGAATAGGCAGATCTGTGAAGGGGGGTTTGGGCCCTGTGCTCTCTGCACTTTGAGGAGCTGATGGGGTCTTTTCACTTCTGGTTTCAAAACCACTATCTGAGAGGGGACTCTTATCTTGTTCATGGGAAAAGTCATCAGGAGATTCCAGGATAGCATCTGTGCCATTGTAGGAATCTGCTAACTTACTCAAGTCTTTCTCTGAGGGAGAGGTCCGCATACCTGTGGGTGGCATTTTGAGCTTGTGCTCCGGTTTTATGGTACGCTTTTGTTTTTCCTCCCCTTCCTTCTTTATTTCATCATACCTGCTCTTTACATCAGCTATTTTTGAAAGGGAACTGGCACCAAGATCATTCATTAAGTAATCAACCACTTTAGCTAAATTGAGATCTTTGTCTGGCACTGACTGTGGCCCGACAGGAAGAGTTGGTTCAAATGTTGGCAGGGAACGCATGGCACTCTGTCGTGCCTCCTCAATTTCATCTTTGGAGAACTCTTCCCATTCATCTTCTGAGGCCCTGTCTTTACTTGAGCTTTTGGCCTCGCTCAGGACATCTTTTGTAAGAATTTCACTAACTTTGACAAGGTCCTCTTTAACTTTCTCAACCAAACTGAAAGGCTCTTCATCCTCCACCCTGGACTCTTTAAAAACATGCGAGTGGAAGCTTTTGGCTGTGGTTGATGAGTCAGTTTGTAAGATTGCAGtcattcttatcagatcttcctTCATATCTGCCACATCCTTAAGAATCTCTTGACTGGATGTCAATGTGGGTGCAGCAGCAGCTTTTAGGACTGTTGGGGAAATAAAAAGTGAGGGCTTTGAGGGTTTAATCCGTGATGTTGAGGACTGTGCTTGGGTGTGTGTCTGAGGTGTGATTGTTATTTTTTCTGGGAGTTTCTTCCCCTGGGGTTCAGGAAGCACACTGACCACGGAGAATACCGGAACGGACATGGAAATGGGTGATATTGATGTGGTGGTAGTGGCTGGTGATCTAAGGGTATCGTAAACAGAACTTGATAAATTTGATCTTAAAGGTGAAGATACAGATTTTAGTGCACTATAATTTGACGTTAAGCCAGCAGTAAGTGTTTTCTCAGCCTCACTGAAGGCTGCACCAACACTGGCCGTAGCTGCTTGCGTTGTGGCCTGTATCCGTTCTTGTAAGCTGTAAACCCCTCCTGTAAACAGACGGGAAGATGCAGAGGAGGATGAGGGGTATTTTATCGGTGAAATGGATCCGTTTAGCAGGACTGTTTCAGTACTGGATATTGTAGGCTTAGCTGATGAAGAAAGTGATGACAGAATCGTACCCCTAGCTGCATCTGTGGTTGTTTTAATAGAGGACAAGCTTGATATGTTTCGAATGG
This region of Cyprinus carpio isolate SPL01 chromosome B12, ASM1834038v1, whole genome shotgun sequence genomic DNA includes:
- the LOC109100368 gene encoding ankyrin-3-like isoform X35: MATIGTGESEPAQTDSNASYLRAARAGNLEKALDYIKSGVDINICNQNGLNALHLASKEGHVEVVAELIKLGATVDAATKKGNTALHIASLAGQVDVVKELVTNRANINAQSQNGFTPLYMAAQENHLDVVKFLLDNGSSQSIATEDGFTPLAVALQQGHDQVVSLLLENDTKGKVRLPALHIAARKDDTKAAALLLQNDHNADVESKMMVNRTTESGFTPLHIAAHYGNINVATLLLNRGAAVDFKARNDITPLHVASKRGNANMVRLLLERGARIDAKTKDGLTPLHCGARSGHEQVLEMLLDRGAPILSKTKNGLSPLHMATQGDHLNCVQLLLHHEVPVDDVTNDYLTALHVAAHCGHYKVAKVLVDKKANPNAKALNGFTPLHIACKKNRIKVMELLLKHGASIQAVTESGLTPIHVAAFMGHENIVTQLTNHGASPNTMNVRGETALHMAARAGQANVVKFLVANGADVDAKAKDDQTPLHISSRLGKPDIVQQLLQHGASPDATTTSGYTPLHLAARDGHKDVGSILLDNGASLGITTKKGFTPLHVAAKYGKIEVAKLLLQKRAPPDAAGKSGLTPLHVAAHYDNQKVALLLLDQGASPHAAAKNGYTPLHIAAKKNQMEIATTLLEYGADTNATTRQGISPLHLAAQEGNVDMVTLLLARETAINLGNKNGLTPLHLAAQEDKVNVSEVLVNHGATIDPETKMGYTPLHVACHYGNIKMVHFLLKNQAKVNAKTKNGYTPLHQAAQQGHTHIINLLLQHGASPNELTVNGNTALAIARRLGYISVVDTLKVVTEETHTTVTVTEKHKLNVPETMNEVLDMSDDEVRRANVPEMLNEDYISDVDEGEDAMTGDTDKYLGPQDLRELGDDSLPQEGYVGFSVGARTASPKVSLRSFSSDRSNTLNRSSFTRDSMMIEEILAPNKDTGVCREMPTLVDSHFKHLTLAKDYNANSMRRCSWTPETLDNVNLVSSPVHSGISPSPLQYDNRFLVSFMVDARGGSMRGSRHNGMRIIIPPRKCTAPTRITCRLVKRHKLASLPPMVEGEGLASRLVEVGPAGAQFLGPVIVEIPHFGSMRGKERELIMLRSENGETWKEHHYDCKSEDLVELLNGMDEELDSTADLEKKRICRIITKDFPQYFAVVSRIKQESNQMGPDGGVLSSMTVPLVQASFPEGALTKKIRVGLQAQPVPDEAVKKIIGNRATFSPIVTVEPRRRKFHKPITMTLPVPPLSGEGVVNGYKGDPTPSLRLLCSITGGTSPAQWEDITGTTPLTFMNDCVSFTTNVSARFWLADCHQTPETVGLATQLYRELICVPYMAKFVVFAKMNDPVESSLRCFCMTDDKVDKTLEQQENFEEVARSKDIEVLEGKPIYVDCYGNLAPLTKAGQQLVFNFYAFKENRLPFCVKVRDSSQEPCGRLSFLREPKTSKGLAQTAICNLNITLPGLKKDVDSDPEEETEKPERRHTFASLALRKRYSYLTEPGTKTVERSTTRTLPAGYAHKPVFSTRSYQAWSTAPITVPGQTKCGLGSLSSSPSNTPSVSPLKSVWSISSASPIKSTLGTSNASPAKSVSDVASPIRTYRSMSSPIKTVVQQPQNQVQISSSLLSSPGKTGTDPVSIKGLAASLSSRANLISSPGSMLDRTFTTVTQADSIKSTTNTYTSSFKSTLAPSSIVASSPIRNISSLSSIKTTTDAARGTILSSLSSSAKPTISSTETVLLNGSISPIKYPSSSSASSRLFTGGVYSLQERIQATTQAATASVGAAFSEAEKTLTAGLTSNYSALKSVSSPLRSNLSSSVYDTLRSPATTTTSISPISMSVPVFSVVSVLPEPQGKKLPEKITITPQTHTQAQSSTSRIKPSKPSLFISPTVLKAAAAPTLTSSQEILKDVADMKEDLIRMTAILQTDSSTTAKSFHSHVFKESRVEDEEPFSLVEKVKEDLVKVSEILTKDVLSEAKSSSKDRASEDEWEEFSKDEIEEARQSAMRSLPTFEPTLPVGPQSVPDKDLNLAKVVDYLMNDLGASSLSKIADVKSRYDEIKKEGEEKQKRTIKPEHKLKMPPTGMRTSPSEKDLSKLADSYNGTDAILESPDDFSHEQDKSPLSDSGFETRSEKTPSAPQSAESTGPKPPFTDLPIPPVITETRTEVVHVIRSYEHPEEVCEPLMDEAAVLKPPVEPEPAVSSIKDKVKALQMKASSEELACVKEETHITTTTRMVYHKPQLKDAGETMSVRDIMKAFQSGRDPSKEFAGLFEHKTGQDAIKGDELSPRFLEKDKKPKVERIIEVHIEKGNTTDPTEVIIRETKKHPEFICRSDRGLKELVERVDGDYETLQDEEELTAEESLPSFLDTSRVNTPVSQEEESRPGSAQLIADESYKALKLLSQHSIEYHDDELSELRGESYRFAEKMLLSEKLDISHSDTEDSVADQAHSVATEVHGAEGIYGEKVAGPRKQSKLKSARDASEKSGKYPPQDEQYDKVTVLHYTTEPGSPKHAVWMRFAQDRQDRNREKLIYEDRVDRTIKEAEEKLSEVSQFFRDKTEKLNDELQSPEKKKPTRLSRETQSGPSSTCSSPEKKQKTAAEEWDKGRQKMFGSTNERKSASLPNSPERHMLSQFSEDKPKQHEDLKQTKTGDAGPPVPVKTFRVSSVRQKFEIEAQKQDQNVPLTQSKQPVKKLTESKLPVYQFYGGSKADSTDEGHPPPKKLTENDKSSSTIVSTQLGEKCLPEKSDTVVKRASHFEKMKDQEFDKSRESSTKVDSQDLKDGNIVDRHSAINDIKEQQFLKGDIKNETVKTASFSKDNISRNDFQIKTLMKKTESHIPVRTSPGSSDNNQSKKANQDTLTKLSEKSPSQIPTLTKPRVQGRSELQREEAATKKSEEVSAESRTSGLSDSSLVEKISTVTTRESFKGLKTLPVYVSVQVGKQSDKDMGGGGSNGTFKKMVSSESRTIYAVKQKQPTSPQGSPDDDTLEQFSFIDSSGKSPMTPETPSSEEVSYDLTSRTPDPFIAFMPGIASPIAEVSEESEDSEQGKAIHLTESGPEKGANGKHENGQGTQNKRVAYIEFPPPPPLDSDSSQPEKKGSTPSSEAETELMEVNLQEEHDKHLLAEPIIRVQPPSPVPPGANDSDSSAEEESVFKPIPIKKYTFKIDEDKDLMKSPSKKTDKNGNDKEQGANDNGKAEDYDYEQNGNDQSITDCSIATTAEFSHDTDATEIDSLDGYELQDEDDGLSESIAKPFGFPNENRKDLWALDNMSRPSDRCQSKLEVIHEESPAEDYKKTKAKTDPSNKRNGKDGEKDGKQSDQGLSETYFSYKLDEEFNTPFKTVATKGFDPWSSKGGEDEVVDARIKDDEPKPFGLAVDDKSTATTPDTTPARTPTDESTPTSEPNPFPFHEGKMFEMTRSGAIDMSKRDFVEERLQFFQIGEHTLGGRIGDGVRKPNVVTSNPQIVERAQVKMEDNTVISYNIIQICTDHSDTSHDMEPPPYSEVSSLCSSFKVGLKSSNIERRDFVCVDWDSSQGQTPETAHQVGPDTYSTSKYNQMTDSSRTEPQTYLQTTSSNSRNCSNNANLEALNAGTHCLLQSGIQTEQLLMSDLCSVQLINPCEDSVRKDTGTFRNGSTENDVISKCKDITRKPPKSRLPVRAPHPPLGCKKDLVSSKPIQKIRPVARNRLDPFPDVKPKSRIPMMKVKHVSSSPVGKCRTTTIAKQKGKTQPTKTITNNKRSKPGPVSRSGSKCDQKPLREVGKSSSSSKPSSAVKQVDCLSSEEKKMQAYDKDEESSTSRNTSLSEASQPYHTSRSARDVRSQVEQSRRDRRRRSRRTDGGEGSQGAGPQVAPGVEIKPSPQSPCERTDVRMAIVADHLGLSWTELAREMEFSVDEINQIRVENPNSLTAQSFMLLKKWVSRDGKNATTDALTAVLTKINRLDIVTLLEGPIFDYVSGLQSETSGTNGKTATLSQGLNTVTQGQRESSQELVSSTPGVQTERQNGEHPELQAKARLSSDASESSSKPKGKARKDSGQEGVSSEALEDRGPNNRGEDISKPKVQQEACRDNESSSDEEETVTTRVYRRRVILKGDQARNIPVETVTEEQFTDEDGNMVTRKVIRKVVRRTAGVEEKGRRKRGKRSQQANRAEQEEQGGPGPHREHTEAGEGGKGIKKEGRQREKVVQS